A window from Pseudomonas sp. Tri1 encodes these proteins:
- a CDS encoding LysE family transporter, with translation MYLAEFLTVALIHLLAVASPGPDFAVVVRESVTHGRRAGTWTALGVGTAIFLHVGYSLLGIGLIVSQSIVLFNALKWAAAAYLLYIGFKALRAQPAKPTADNLHQEVGERTARGAFTSGFVTNGLNPKATLFFLSLFTVVINPHTPLAIQAGYGVYLAVATAAWFCLVAMLFSQQRVRAGFARMGHWFDRTMGAVLVAIGVKLAFTEMH, from the coding sequence ATGTACCTCGCCGAATTCCTCACCGTCGCCCTGATCCACCTGCTGGCCGTCGCCAGTCCCGGCCCGGACTTTGCCGTGGTGGTGCGTGAAAGCGTGACCCATGGCCGACGTGCCGGGACCTGGACGGCGCTGGGCGTCGGCACGGCGATCTTCCTGCACGTGGGGTATTCGCTGCTGGGTATCGGCCTGATCGTGTCCCAATCGATCGTGTTGTTCAACGCGTTGAAATGGGCCGCTGCGGCCTACCTGCTGTACATCGGCTTCAAGGCGTTGCGCGCGCAACCGGCCAAGCCGACGGCAGACAACCTGCACCAGGAGGTTGGCGAACGTACCGCCCGCGGCGCGTTCACCTCGGGCTTTGTCACCAATGGCCTGAACCCCAAGGCCACGCTGTTCTTCCTCTCGCTGTTCACCGTGGTGATCAACCCTCACACACCCCTGGCGATCCAGGCCGGTTACGGCGTGTACCTGGCGGTTGCGACGGCGGCCTGGTTCTGCCTGGTGGCCATGTTGTTCAGCCAGCAGCGGGTGCGCGCCGGCTTTGCCCGCATGGGCCATTGGTTCGACCGGACCATGGGTGCGGTACTGG